The Ptychodera flava strain L36383 chromosome 14, AS_Pfla_20210202, whole genome shotgun sequence genome segment CAAGAATTGGaaaccatgttaatcgcttgggccccgccaacgctgcttgcagctttaatttgtTATTCCCTCCCCATTACATGATCGCGAgctttagggatggaccattagaccttgggagaggggggggggtggtcacaatgaaattgtgaaattttttttttactattgtaaatttctgaaatttttttttccaattgagattagctgtgcaaattttttttttcagagtaaattttcagatttataatttttttttagttcgtcgctgtctgaagataaagagggcaaagatgtggtgccaagcatcACAAGCGGCCACGAAGCGGTCACAGgtgggggggaggtcaggagaggggtgtcccccttgctgctgttggagcttttgaaaaatagagattaaaatggtgttatttggtggcacttgggagtatatttgcggggggaggtcaggagggggtgtccccctcctgccgttggagctttgaaaaatagagattaaaatggtgttatttggtggcacttggggagtatttttgcggggggtggtcaggagggggttcccctcctgccgttggagcttttgaaaaatagagattataatggagttatttggtggcacttggggaatatttttgcagggggaggtcaggaggggggtgtccccctcctgctgttggagcttttgaaaaatagagataaaaatggtgttatttggtggcactttgggagcatttttttcggataacacatcttcctctgaaacatggtcttcttgctcctcagtagcttcctataagttttgaaaattgactatttggtttcctggcttccctttctactgcgtggtgaaatgcctacattcaccccaccaaacatcatgcatatctcatgatttacaattgattttgacaagctgagaagctaaaataagctaaataatatagttaaatttgcatatttgtgtttttagagcaattgatgcacttttttgatcaaaacatctatttcgcTGTaacagcatgtccaaattgattggatgtgtatagatgtgttgaaatttcaatatttgtctttttagggcaatttatgccattcatggtaaaaaatctgtattctctgaaagggcttgtccaatttctttgaaatttgctacacaaaaacgattattcatgcagatttattcagtatttgctatcgagaaactttcaaagttcaacccttttgtgtgttttttgtgttgggatttgttggatagatggcattctacgtagtgtattgttgaatgttaaaacgtgttgctgttgttttttgaggctgttttttgagaaaaaagaattgaaaatgccttttaaaagcaaaatttatacataatgacttgatatgttgttttatcattattgacgtgtttctacttgttcagccattcttgcattcatcattgcaataaaatgctgtgaaaaaaatgaaactgatgtagcctgcatctgtttaccttgatcttacaGCGCtgtaaaaggcaaatacaactttctgtcttgacaaccataccatagtttcaatgttttacctagtgtacctgcttggtttgtacgcaggaaacaagtagaaaacaggctctataatttcataattttcaagtgatcagaatacaaaagtcctgaaaagctaagataatcacaacttccagtataagggatacagtcactctaaatgtataaattacaattaaaaatgtgcctggaggatgtactaaaaaatacagaaagttgctttctgtcggtaaaatctaaaaaaaattcaaaattttaaagacttttgcagatttttttttacgcctttgtcttctgatttattttttttttattttgcaaactagtttgaagattttttttttcctaacttttgctctgaaatttttttttttctgtttttgaccacccctctcccaagatctaatggtccgtcccttaatAGAACAATCCATCCGAATGCCCACCCCCAATTTCCGCCTATGAATTGAGGGCTACTTGAATCATTTGAGTGCAATTTCAGTATGACAAGTTGCTGCCATGAGCAGTCCTGATGAGGATTTCTCAAAGAACCAAGTTATGTACGTGtggatgtatgtgtgtacacgcatacacacacacacacaatataaatataaataaataaaataataaataaaaaaaaaaaaaaaaaaaaaaaaaaaaaaatatatatatatatatatatatatatatatgtatgtgtatatatatatgtatatatatatatattatatatatatatatatatatatatatatatatatatatatatatatatatatatatatatatatatatatatatatatatatcagctgTGATGCAAGAATTGCATACCATTGAATTTACACATGTTATAACTATGTTGTTGAATTTAATTGATTTATATAATTGTCATTTAATGACAGCCCTTTCCCTCTACTGTGATTTTCATGATTTGTAGGAACCATTGACAAAGACTATCCAAGAGGCACCAATGCTTTTGGCTTTGAAATAGGAGACTCAGCAGTCCGTTCTATTCTTGAGGCTAAGAATATCACTATTCCGTTTGGACATTCAACAGTGTGTAGGAAAGATAGTCAGCAGATTTCACAGCAAGACAGGTCAGCATTATTTCCAAGAAGATTAAATGTTCCTTTTGATCGCCAGTGGATCAATATGAAAGATGCTGTCATTTTAATCATAAAAGTGGTTTCAACTTATTGACAGAAGGCCGCTaaacatttaagaaaatttaTTCTACTTTGATTTAGGCCACTGAATGAAATCCAATGCATTTTTATAATTGTACTCAGACCATGGTTAAACTGGGATATGTTGCCTTTAGAAATCCAAGGTTCTACAGTTTTCACCACTGATCTCTGTCTTTTTTTTAAGGTGGAACGTGCATCAGGGACACAAATTTTGATTCTAAAacttcacaattcttttctgataaaatgatataccacttgtggggtttcatttcaaagctcttgatgtgagaaaacttttcactggcttagtttttagaaattcgaaaatgttctttttctccatagagttaacacagggatggtggccatttcgaatttgaaatagcggtaaatcttgagttatttgtttccctagtaccaaaacttgcacggtgaccccgattttcattcttgattttgaaaaagaatggttttaagattcctcaaggaaagtttgagcaaaagtttaagtctttcaccttcAACGCGCCAACTACCTTAATCAAAGTGGCTCTCATAGCTGAATTTGAGTGCCTTTTTTTCTTTAACAGTACCCATAATATGTCAAATGTTTTACACTTCGTTAATAAAATTATGGTCTTTTTTATATGACTAAAGGTTAGCTTTGAGTGAGATATGCAAGTGTGCAGAACAGAAGAAGATTATAATTACTCATGGAACGGACACAATGATAGAGACGGCAGCTTTCCTGGCACGCCAAAATCTTGACAAGACCATCATACTCACGGGGTCCTTCTTACCAAACACGTTCAAGAACTCTGATGCAGAATTTAATATCGGGGTTGCCATTGGTGCTGTGCAGTGTATCGTGGAAAATGATGTGTTTGTGGCGATGAATGGCAGGGTCTTTCGGTGGGACCAAGTCACTCGTGATGAAACTGGACAATTCATGGCACAACTCTGAGGAATGAGCACTTCATTTCTTTATAAATGAGCACTGTTGTGTTATTTGACAATACTTCTTTACCGATTCCATGATGCAGTGTGCActagggtatacaaagcgtacaTTACTCATAGAACTTTTTAACTGTCGGGTATACAcagggtatgttactcatagaagaCTATGGCAGGTTATACACTGACCTGTATTTTTGTTGCCTGTGAAATCAATATAAACGAGGCAATCTTTGGCATGGCAACTTTGTGTCATTCTTGCATGGCATTAGgttgtacaacacaaaatcaGTATAATGTTTTTGCTTTGGGTGCATATGATGTTTGACACAGCCACATCAATGCATTGTGGGACAAAGTCTATGGCAGTTCTGTCAGCCTGTAAATGGTACTGGGGTCAAAGGTAATTCTAACAGGGCTCCCATGCGTACATCTTCAGGAGGGACAGTGATTGTATATCAAAGCAGTGCATTATTCTAGGGACAACTGTAATATTGGTGTAGTTCCCAGTGAATTGATCTGTAATCTTACGGGGatttggataatattttgtgttttttgcatTTAAGAAGGTTATTATAATTATGTAATGGTGCAATTCATTGTTTTTTCAAATGCACAAAACTTCCAACAGTTTTACATGTGGCCAGTGGAACATTATTTACAACATATATAGAAAATGTCAGCTTTTacacattttgtatttattataACGTGACGAACAAGTTCATGATGCAGGTTTATGTATGACGTCTGACACTTAAATAGTGAGATACTTTCTGACTTTACCGACATACTAACAATTATTTACTgacatatcaaaagtcatttctaACTTTGGAGTTGTAGCGTTTGCATTCGACTATTGTCATGAAATTCAGTGAATTCAgtcttgtgaaataaatatgACATTGCATTGAACTTTCagatcaaattattttgtgaaagaGCAATAACCTAATAATTTGTGATGTTACAGTAAAGCTAAATATGAAACTGGTATTCTGATATACTGTTGTAATACACAGTAAATCTCTGTTCTTTTTCtatgaaattaaaacaaaagtCAATGTACAATAAAACTGAATAACAATCTTATATTTGAAGCTGGTTGTAGTCCTTTTCATTATATCAGAACAGAATGcaaaaaatattatcaagtcTGTAACAAATGTATCAGTGTTTTTGAGACCTCTATTATATGATCTCAGGTTTCATCTTTGCTGTAAATATAATCACTGGATCACACTATTACCAAGGTTTTTGCAGATgttgttttctgcatttggaacgtcaattccttatttgaaACTGTTTGATCATAGAGGTGTGGTTTGACTTTGTGAAAAtaagcaaaaaacaaaaacaaaaacacagacacatgcatacaaaaaaataaacacaaatgaaaacaatagaTGCAATGACTAATTTTGGCAAAAGAGCTAAGTATCAGTGGTTCCATGATGGAAGCTGGGTGAAGGAACAGCATTACAATTCAAATTTCAGAGCTcttcaatttttaaaatatttttgaacaacatttgtaaaaacgctGTGGGATATGTCTTTTTTTTAAAAGATAATTTtataaatatcaacaaaatggcaaagtcaacaaatctacataactgtgaatgtgtccagtgaatgaacaaaattacagagcaacttatctgaaaaaaaaaactttcatttaactagaaaaaagagaaagaaaaatatcgaTAAAATCATATCATGATACGAATGCGTTCAGGACGCATCCTTCCCCTTCAAGTCtcacaaggcttgaaaactttgtgataaaatcctcagctttgttcatcaCGCTGGCGCACCGCGTGCAGCGCCCTCCTGTGATAAAGAGAGCGCAAGCAAGCGTTATCTTTACATCACTCAGCGCGCGTGTCAGGCGGGACAAACCAACGAACTACACGTAGCTAGCAAGATGGCGGCCGCTATGGTGAAAGGCATGTGGTGTTCAGTTTGTATTTTGCTGGTCGTGCCGCTTCTACAGATAGATGCCGCTAATAAACGGGACCCCATAGTGATCACCGAAGACAACTGGAGGCAGATGTTAGAGGGAGAATGGATGGTGAAATTGTAAGTGTCGGTGTTTCGCTCTGCATGATACCGATCGGAGTCGAATGCTTTGGCCAATCATACATCCCGTATCTACTTCCTGTTTCAGCAAATTGCGCGCGTCATATCACACGTTGTATATTTGTGGAGTGAGTTCAACGGTCGAAAAGGAACTGATCAGTAATTACTTATGGATTACTTTGCATGCAGAAAGTTGACTTCACCAGCTTAAAACAATTGTTTTCTTCTGAATGAAGCGCAAAACATATAGTCCAGTTTACATACAG includes the following:
- the LOC139149600 gene encoding probable L-asparaginase periplasmic, with the translated sequence MSTSPILAIQTGGTIDKDYPRGTNAFGFEIGDSAVRSILEAKNITIPFGHSTVCRKDSQQISQQDRLALSEICKCAEQKKIIITHGTDTMIETAAFLARQNLDKTIILTGSFLPNTFKNSDAEFNIGVAIGAVQCIVENDVFVAMNGRVFRWDQVTRDETGQFMAQL